A genome region from Actinobacillus arthritidis includes the following:
- a CDS encoding ABC transporter ATP-binding protein, translating to MIFFTDLILKRGQSVLLENTSVTIHTGQKVGLVGKNGCGKSSLFALVKGELQPEGGDVSLPKNWAISWVNQETPALEISALDYVIQGDREYTGLMSQLEKANQENNGNQIALIHTQLDTIDAWTIQARATTLLNGLGFSNEQLSLPVKSFSGGWRMRLNLAQALICRSDLSLLDEPTNHLDLDAVIWLEKWLTNYRGTLLLISHDRDFLDPIIDRVIHIENQQLNDYTGNYTSFEIQRATKISQQNAAYAQQQRKVAHLQSFIDRFKAKATKAKQAQSRIKALEKMELIAPAYADSPFEFEFRPPLALPSPLLMMEKASAGYGDKTILESVKLNLVPGSRIGLLGRNGAGKSTLIKLLAGELAPQTGHIQLAKGVQLGYFAQHQVDTLRFDESPLWHLQKIAPELTEQEVRNYLGGFDFKGDKVKQNVGSFSGGEKARLVLALIVWQRPNLLLLDEPTNHLDLEMRQALTDALTYYEGSLVVVSHDRHLLRSTVNEFYLVHDKKVEEFKGDLEDYQKWLNEQNALETAKNSGNSTACAEEKADNSAANRKEQKRLEAELRQQTAPLRKKITQLEKDLEKASEKLNQLEALLASSEIYEMENKAQLTKTLAKQIEAKKAVEEIEMEWLDCQERLEALLS from the coding sequence ATGATTTTTTTCACAGATCTTATCTTAAAACGTGGACAATCCGTCCTTTTAGAAAATACATCCGTCACCATTCATACCGGTCAAAAAGTTGGATTGGTCGGCAAAAACGGTTGTGGCAAATCCTCACTTTTCGCTTTAGTGAAAGGCGAATTACAACCGGAAGGCGGCGATGTTTCTCTACCGAAAAACTGGGCGATTTCTTGGGTAAATCAAGAAACACCGGCACTTGAAATTTCCGCATTGGATTATGTGATCCAAGGCGATCGCGAATATACCGGTTTAATGAGCCAATTAGAGAAAGCTAATCAAGAAAACAATGGCAATCAAATTGCTCTCATTCACACTCAACTGGATACAATTGACGCATGGACAATTCAAGCCCGAGCAACAACCTTGTTAAACGGTTTGGGCTTCTCTAACGAACAACTCTCTTTACCGGTGAAATCATTTTCAGGCGGTTGGCGTATGCGTTTGAATTTGGCGCAAGCCTTGATCTGCCGTTCTGATTTGTCGCTACTCGATGAACCAACTAACCACTTGGATTTAGATGCGGTGATTTGGCTGGAAAAATGGCTGACCAATTATCGTGGCACATTATTGCTGATTTCCCACGACCGAGATTTTCTTGATCCGATTATTGATCGCGTGATTCATATCGAAAATCAACAGTTGAATGATTACACCGGTAACTACACCTCGTTTGAAATTCAGCGCGCAACCAAAATCTCGCAACAAAATGCCGCTTATGCACAACAACAGCGAAAAGTTGCACATTTACAGAGCTTTATCGATCGCTTTAAGGCTAAAGCAACCAAAGCGAAGCAGGCACAAAGTCGTATCAAAGCGTTGGAAAAAATGGAACTGATTGCGCCGGCTTATGCGGATAGCCCATTTGAATTTGAATTCCGTCCGCCGCTCGCTTTGCCAAGCCCGTTATTAATGATGGAAAAAGCCAGTGCTGGTTATGGTGACAAAACCATTTTAGAATCGGTTAAGTTAAATTTAGTGCCCGGCTCACGTATCGGTTTACTCGGGCGAAATGGCGCGGGTAAATCCACGCTGATTAAATTACTCGCCGGCGAATTAGCTCCGCAAACCGGACATATCCAATTAGCTAAAGGTGTACAATTAGGTTATTTCGCTCAACATCAAGTGGATACGTTACGCTTTGATGAAAGCCCGTTATGGCATTTACAGAAAATTGCACCGGAACTAACCGAACAAGAAGTACGTAATTATTTGGGAGGCTTTGATTTTAAAGGCGACAAAGTGAAACAAAATGTCGGCTCGTTTTCCGGTGGAGAAAAAGCCCGTTTAGTGTTAGCGTTAATTGTATGGCAACGCCCAAATTTACTGTTGTTGGACGAACCGACCAACCATTTAGACTTGGAAATGCGTCAGGCACTCACCGATGCACTCACTTATTATGAAGGTTCGCTAGTAGTGGTTTCGCACGATCGTCATTTATTGCGCAGTACGGTGAATGAATTTTATCTAGTACATGATAAAAAAGTCGAAGAGTTTAAAGGTGATCTAGAGGATTACCAAAAATGGCTGAACGAGCAAAATGCACTTGAAACAGCAAAAAATTCAGGAAATTCGACCGCTTGCGCAGAGGAAAAAGCAGATAATAGCGCCGCAAATCGCAAGGAGCAGAAACGTTTAGAGGCGGAGTTACGCCAACAAACCGCACCATTACGCAAAAAGATCACACAGTTAGAGAAAGATCTTGAAAAAGCGAGTGAAAAGCTAAATCAGCTCGAAGCACTACTGGCTTCAAGCGAGATCTATGAAATGGAAAATAAAGCACAACTTACCAAAACACTCGCGAAGCAAATCGAAGCGAAAAAAGCCGTTGAAGAAATTGAAATGGAATGGCTGGACTGCCAAGAGCGACTTGAAGCATTACTTAGCTAG
- the moeB gene encoding molybdopterin-synthase adenylyltransferase MoeB: MELSDQEMLRYNRQIILKSVDFDGQEKLKASRVLIVGLGGLGCSAAQYLASAGVGHLILVDFDEVSLSNLQRQILHTDANIGQPKVESAKARLSQINPHIQLEAINKQCSDAEFAELIERVDLVLDCTDNVTVRNQLNLQCFAQKRPLVSGSAIRFEGQISIFTYAENEPCYNCLSQLFGDGTLSCVEAGVIAPIVGVVGSLQALEAIKLLLNIGKSLSGKLLMVDGLHFSVREMTLPKLKDCEICCQ, translated from the coding sequence ATGGAACTTAGCGATCAGGAAATGTTGCGCTATAACCGTCAAATTATTTTAAAAAGTGTTGATTTTGACGGACAAGAAAAGTTAAAAGCAAGTCGCGTATTGATTGTCGGGCTGGGCGGTTTGGGTTGTAGTGCGGCACAATATCTTGCTTCCGCTGGTGTTGGACATTTGATCTTGGTGGATTTTGATGAAGTATCATTATCCAATTTACAGCGCCAAATTTTGCATACGGATGCCAATATCGGACAACCGAAAGTAGAGTCGGCAAAAGCGCGTTTAAGCCAAATCAATCCGCATATTCAGCTTGAAGCGATTAATAAACAATGTAGCGATGCCGAATTTGCCGAGTTGATTGAGCGAGTGGATTTAGTGTTGGATTGCACCGATAACGTGACGGTACGTAATCAGTTAAATTTGCAATGTTTTGCGCAAAAACGACCGCTTGTTTCCGGCTCAGCGATTCGTTTTGAAGGACAAATTTCAATCTTTACCTATGCGGAAAATGAGCCTTGTTATAACTGTTTGAGTCAATTATTCGGTGACGGCACTTTAAGTTGTGTGGAAGCTGGTGTGATTGCACCAATCGTTGGTGTGGTGGGGAGCTTACAAGCGTTGGAAGCAATTAAATTATTGCTGAATATCGGTAAAAGTTTATCCGGAAAATTATTGATGGTTGACGGATTACATTTTTCAGTAAGAGAAATGACCTTGCCAAAACTTAAAGATTGTGAAATTTGTTGTCAATAA
- a CDS encoding MarC family protein — protein MFDSLAVQFVVLWAVIDPIGSIPVYLAKTIGLPIEDRRKIARNAVVISAGILMFFLVGGQMLLEAMQIPLSAFQSAGGLVLLLFALTMIFGESKPEQEMKIKASISELAVYPLAVPSIASPGAMMAIVLLTDNHRFSITDQVVTAGIMLSVLAITYLFLLAANRIQHFIGNAGAAIISRVMGLILASVAINNLLVGVRDFFIQVS, from the coding sequence ATGTTTGATTCATTAGCAGTACAATTTGTTGTATTGTGGGCGGTAATTGACCCTATCGGTTCAATTCCGGTGTATTTGGCGAAAACGATCGGTTTGCCAATCGAAGATCGTCGTAAAATTGCACGTAATGCGGTGGTGATTTCTGCTGGTATTTTAATGTTTTTCTTAGTCGGCGGGCAGATGTTGCTGGAAGCAATGCAGATTCCGCTATCGGCATTCCAAAGCGCCGGCGGCTTAGTATTATTACTGTTTGCGTTAACAATGATTTTTGGTGAGAGTAAACCGGAACAAGAGATGAAAATAAAAGCCAGTATTAGTGAGCTGGCGGTTTACCCTTTAGCCGTGCCATCTATTGCTTCACCGGGAGCGATGATGGCAATCGTATTACTTACCGATAACCACCGTTTTAGTATTACCGATCAAGTGGTTACGGCAGGTATTATGCTGTCGGTATTGGCGATTACCTACTTATTTTTACTGGCGGCAAATCGCATTCAACACTTTATTGGTAATGCGGGAGCGGCGATCATTAGCCGTGTCATGGGTTTAATTTTAGCGTCAGTTGCGATTAATAATTTATTAGTCGGAGTGCGAGATTTCTTTATTCAAGTGAGTTAA